In the Bdellovibrio sp. ArHS genome, one interval contains:
- a CDS encoding M23 family metallopeptidase produces the protein MKNPLTLLSFFIILSLSPFAFAKKKVNLRGVYDVKIYQGPDRLYEDHDDHVARDPREQSPPEKDFPTDKGLCTAPRVASDCCNYKIYDSSVNKEVTYKGPKSVFSNETTARNWAAKLYPQLPFFLPFNGTEVSLIQGWYYDSGEAHSGIDSWRDTVQEGVDVAFDIVAVAPGRVITKQWDNWFGNIVVIEHVAKNGAKYRSMYMHLRNGYTHDLNAASAIIALDPNANDSWAKYVRYTRAHTSNLYWGEESHTIAINVGDWVNTGQYIGKSGNTGAGGIGTGLNDDGSPMDSVRANNHLHFMLAVPSPKKSSEWIFVDPFAVYAQMNTGCYAPLKAINFPRFFAPYFPDFHNVSWNLVDFYKGYYSNMGLGLQSLSVYSSSGSIKAAGSFDEKVTGPWAAEGWLTANDFNKAVHAYDLKGLRPRELQVQVHNGQPRLTALWQPHLGLPYYVFTNMNDADFQTKYDYLVGTQGYRIEDYSAYPLGGTRRHAAIFVQDGLEFQLLQGLDQPQYLTKSSELLLQGWKSVSVTAGTFAKGDRFGGVLMKMPGEWQTAVDLTGASYQNKYDEMSQQGFRLWKVQAYSGGTKFGAIWMK, from the coding sequence AAAAAAAAGTGAATTTGCGTGGCGTGTATGACGTCAAAATTTATCAAGGACCTGATCGCCTTTATGAAGATCATGACGATCACGTCGCACGCGATCCCCGCGAACAAAGCCCGCCGGAAAAAGACTTTCCCACCGACAAGGGACTTTGCACCGCCCCGCGGGTGGCCAGTGATTGCTGCAATTACAAAATCTATGACTCTTCCGTTAATAAAGAAGTGACCTACAAGGGGCCGAAGTCAGTTTTTTCCAATGAAACCACCGCACGTAATTGGGCCGCAAAACTGTATCCGCAACTTCCCTTCTTCTTACCTTTCAATGGCACGGAAGTATCGCTGATTCAAGGTTGGTACTATGACAGTGGGGAAGCCCATTCCGGTATAGACTCTTGGCGCGATACCGTCCAAGAAGGCGTCGATGTGGCGTTTGATATTGTCGCTGTGGCTCCGGGCCGAGTGATCACAAAACAGTGGGACAATTGGTTTGGCAACATCGTGGTGATTGAACACGTTGCTAAAAATGGCGCCAAATATCGCAGCATGTACATGCATCTGCGCAACGGCTACACGCACGACCTCAATGCCGCCAGTGCCATCATCGCCCTTGATCCCAATGCTAACGACAGTTGGGCTAAGTACGTGCGTTACACTCGGGCGCATACCAGCAACCTCTACTGGGGTGAGGAATCTCACACCATCGCCATCAATGTCGGCGACTGGGTTAATACCGGCCAATACATCGGCAAATCCGGCAACACCGGTGCGGGAGGCATTGGCACCGGCCTGAATGATGATGGCTCCCCGATGGACAGCGTGCGCGCCAACAACCACCTGCATTTCATGCTTGCCGTTCCCAGCCCCAAAAAATCTTCGGAGTGGATTTTCGTCGATCCTTTTGCCGTCTATGCGCAGATGAATACGGGCTGTTATGCGCCGTTAAAGGCCATTAACTTTCCAAGATTCTTTGCCCCATACTTTCCTGATTTTCACAACGTCAGTTGGAACTTAGTGGATTTTTACAAAGGCTATTACTCGAATATGGGGCTAGGATTGCAAAGTCTCAGCGTCTATAGTTCAAGTGGTTCCATCAAGGCGGCTGGCTCCTTCGATGAAAAAGTGACCGGTCCCTGGGCGGCGGAGGGCTGGCTTACTGCCAACGATTTCAATAAGGCCGTGCATGCCTATGACTTAAAAGGGTTGCGCCCGCGCGAATTGCAAGTGCAGGTTCATAACGGACAACCGCGACTCACGGCTCTTTGGCAACCCCATTTGGGCTTGCCCTACTATGTCTTCACCAACATGAACGATGCCGATTTTCAAACGAAATACGATTATCTCGTCGGCACGCAAGGGTATCGCATCGAAGACTACAGCGCATATCCCCTCGGCGGCACACGCCGTCACGCCGCTATTTTCGTGCAAGACGGACTGGAGTTCCAGCTTCTGCAGGGCCTGGATCAACCTCAATACCTGACAAAATCCAGTGAACTTCTTTTACAAGGTTGGAAATCGGTTTCGGTCACCGCCGGGACTTTCGCAAAGGGCGATAGATTCGGTGGCGTCTTGATGAAGATGCCGGGCGAATGGCAAACGGCTGTGGATCTGACCGGCGCCTCCTATCAAAATAAATATGATGAAATGAGTCAGCAGGGATTTCGTCTTTGGAAAGTTCAAGCCTATTCTGGCGGAACTAAGTTTGGCGCCATCTGGATGAAATAG
- a CDS encoding TfoX/Sxy family DNA transformation protein yields MAKEPQELKWVEELLPEGDYRRKAMFGGFIYYIDEKAVLLIFETEGGSRTYKGKKYDFDLWNGCMFPVDKEFQAEALNLCPFLTPHPILPKWLYLPLHTENFDEHVTTALKQVLRPHSFWGSIPKAKNKKKAPKDPLQEVSVRMDTRYPRMFSDEPAAEVLKRAHKISDLKNLGAESEKQFHAAGIKTAQQFIKLGWKKTLLKLIAVHPKHRHSLYAYALIGALTNTEFTQISQAEKDEAREFVRSLKPAKKPIKKKFVKKKSKPK; encoded by the coding sequence ATGGCAAAGGAACCGCAAGAACTAAAATGGGTGGAAGAACTTCTTCCTGAGGGCGATTATCGCAGAAAAGCGATGTTCGGTGGTTTCATTTATTATATCGACGAAAAAGCCGTTCTTTTAATTTTCGAAACTGAAGGTGGCAGCCGCACTTACAAAGGAAAAAAGTATGACTTCGATCTTTGGAACGGCTGCATGTTCCCCGTCGACAAAGAGTTTCAGGCAGAAGCCTTAAACCTCTGTCCCTTTTTAACTCCCCATCCGATTTTACCAAAATGGCTTTATTTACCCTTGCACACTGAAAATTTTGACGAGCACGTGACCACTGCTTTAAAGCAAGTTCTTCGGCCCCATAGTTTCTGGGGCAGTATTCCTAAAGCTAAAAATAAAAAGAAGGCCCCAAAAGACCCTTTACAGGAAGTCTCTGTCAGAATGGATACGCGTTACCCCCGCATGTTTTCTGACGAGCCCGCGGCAGAGGTCTTAAAAAGAGCCCACAAGATTTCTGATCTGAAAAATCTAGGCGCCGAAAGTGAAAAGCAATTTCATGCCGCTGGAATAAAAACAGCCCAGCAATTTATTAAACTTGGGTGGAAGAAAACGCTGCTGAAACTGATTGCCGTCCATCCCAAGCACCGCCACTCACTGTATGCCTATGCACTTATTGGGGCCCTAACGAACACCGAGTTCACCCAGATTTCACAAGCGGAAAAAGATGAAGCCCGTGAATTTGTGCGCAGCCTAAAGCCTGCAAAAAAACCGATAAAAAAGAAGTTCGTTAAAAAGAAATCTAAGCCGAAGTAA
- a CDS encoding P1 family peptidase, translating into MKYNFRPGTRNRITDVDSIRVGQAEDTQVWSGVSVILFDTPAVAAVDVRGGAPGTRDTDALNPSCLVDRVDAIVLSGGSVFGLGASSAVTDTLASRGIGFPIGPARAPIVPSAVLFDLLNGGNKSWGEKSPYWNLGRSALDAASLDFKLGNAGAGFGAKAGPFKGGLGSASSISGDGLQIGAIVAVNCVGSAVMPGQSSFWAWPFEQNNELGGQPIPTSAIDFNSAAEAWTGSPLDSLTNQAGENTTIGVVATNARLTKAEAQRVAIMAQDGYARSIRPVHTPFDGDTVFAASTGTWGADIQERADLVNRIGLVAADCLARAVARGVYEATALGALPAYRDVHGKNLRVK; encoded by the coding sequence ATGAAATACAATTTCCGCCCTGGCACCCGCAATCGTATTACTGACGTGGATTCAATTCGCGTGGGACAGGCCGAAGACACACAAGTCTGGAGTGGCGTTTCTGTCATCCTCTTTGACACTCCGGCGGTGGCGGCCGTGGATGTGCGCGGTGGTGCGCCCGGGACACGCGATACCGACGCCCTCAACCCCAGTTGCCTTGTCGATCGCGTCGACGCCATCGTCTTAAGTGGCGGCTCAGTCTTTGGTTTGGGAGCTTCTTCGGCGGTCACAGACACGCTAGCGTCTCGGGGAATCGGCTTTCCTATCGGTCCCGCACGCGCACCGATTGTACCCAGCGCCGTTCTTTTCGACCTTTTGAATGGCGGCAATAAATCTTGGGGCGAAAAATCTCCCTATTGGAATTTGGGACGCTCCGCTTTGGATGCCGCCTCTTTAGATTTCAAATTAGGCAACGCCGGTGCTGGTTTTGGCGCAAAAGCCGGCCCCTTTAAAGGCGGCCTGGGAAGTGCTTCTTCCATCTCGGGGGATGGCTTGCAGATTGGCGCCATCGTCGCTGTAAATTGTGTTGGGAGCGCAGTGATGCCTGGTCAGTCCTCGTTCTGGGCGTGGCCTTTTGAACAAAACAATGAATTAGGTGGACAACCGATTCCGACATCTGCGATTGATTTCAACTCTGCCGCAGAGGCTTGGACAGGATCGCCATTGGACAGTCTGACAAACCAAGCGGGCGAGAATACAACCATCGGGGTTGTGGCGACCAACGCCCGCCTGACAAAGGCGGAAGCACAACGAGTGGCGATCATGGCCCAAGATGGTTACGCGCGCTCAATCCGTCCCGTGCATACGCCTTTTGATGGTGACACGGTTTTTGCCGCCTCGACAGGGACTTGGGGCGCCGACATTCAAGAGCGAGCAGATCTTGTCAATCGCATTGGTCTTGTCGCGGCAGATTGTCTAGCTCGCGCCGTGGCGCGCGGAGTTTATGAAGCCACCGCTTTGGGGGCACTGCCCGCCTATCGCGATGTTCACGGTAAAAATCTGCGGGTAAAATAG
- a CDS encoding PrpF domain-containing protein: protein MTLPSYPCTYMRGGTSRALIFQESDLPGHRADWDDIFLRALGSPDVYGRQLNGMGGGISSLSKVAILKPSSREDADVEYTFAQVSVTERKVDYKGNCGNISSAIGPYCVFNKWVKGEGSEAHVRIFNTNTQKVIHSRFPLHNDEVIFTGDLQIPGVSGTGAPIQLEFLDPGGATTGRLLPTGQTQDLLKTSQGQSLRASMIDAANACVFVLAKDLGLRGNEAPEELNRPDLLQKLEDLRLQASVTMGIAANTEEAKQSIAIPYLGLVSEAYETGMDFSLRVIASGQPHKALPLTVSLCAAVTAKLPGSLIYEILKSKDQNEIRIGMPSGILTLNAKVEKRHSQWVALSGSFYRTAKILFTGRVYV, encoded by the coding sequence ATGACTCTTCCATCCTATCCATGCACTTACATGCGAGGCGGCACCAGTCGAGCGTTGATATTTCAGGAAAGCGATCTGCCTGGTCATCGCGCGGATTGGGATGATATTTTTTTGCGGGCTCTTGGCAGTCCTGATGTTTATGGCAGACAGTTAAACGGAATGGGCGGAGGAATCTCGTCCCTTTCCAAAGTCGCTATTTTAAAACCCTCCTCTCGCGAAGATGCGGATGTTGAATACACCTTCGCACAAGTTTCCGTGACCGAAAGAAAAGTGGACTACAAAGGAAACTGTGGAAATATCAGTTCCGCCATCGGTCCCTATTGTGTCTTTAACAAATGGGTGAAAGGCGAAGGCTCTGAAGCGCACGTAAGAATTTTCAACACGAACACCCAGAAGGTTATCCATTCCCGCTTCCCTTTGCACAATGACGAAGTGATTTTTACAGGAGATCTGCAAATTCCGGGTGTCAGCGGAACCGGCGCGCCCATCCAATTGGAATTTTTAGATCCCGGTGGAGCCACCACAGGTCGGCTTTTACCGACGGGACAAACTCAGGACCTTCTGAAAACTTCCCAGGGACAAAGTCTTCGCGCCTCAATGATTGATGCGGCGAACGCCTGCGTCTTTGTCCTCGCAAAGGACCTTGGTCTTCGCGGCAACGAAGCGCCAGAAGAACTCAACCGACCCGACCTTTTACAAAAACTTGAAGACCTTCGTTTGCAAGCCTCGGTCACCATGGGCATTGCCGCCAACACGGAAGAGGCCAAACAATCCATTGCCATCCCCTATCTGGGCCTGGTTTCCGAAGCCTATGAAACAGGTATGGACTTTTCTTTGCGAGTCATCGCCAGTGGCCAACCTCATAAGGCCTTGCCGTTGACAGTTTCTCTTTGCGCGGCGGTGACGGCGAAGCTTCCGGGAAGTTTGATTTATGAAATTTTAAAAAGTAAGGATCAAAACGAAATCAGAATCGGCATGCCATCTGGTATTTTAACGTTAAATGCAAAAGTTGAAAAGAGGCATTCGCAGTGGGTTGCTTTAAGTGGAAGCTTCTATCGCACGGCGAAGATTCTTTTTACAGGAAGGGTCTATGTATAA
- a CDS encoding class I SAM-dependent methyltransferase: MYKNDVAPEHTAVRVALWRALHVLIDPPPHVFTDEIGARIVAENDWGQRQDMAPDFSKSMRASIVGRARFIEDTLEELFKVGVSQYVILGAGLDTFVQRNPEMAAQMHVFEVDQPGPQVWKQERLREMGLPTPPTLHFVPVDFEAGESWWDHLLAAGFDTQKPAFIVSTGVSMYLSKETNRTTLQQLAKLAPGSTFAMTFMMALDLLPAPERNIMEFVMKKAAESQTPFLSLFTPPEILALAKDAGFKQAEYVSAQDIYLRYFSQRSDGLNAGTAEAFLLAHT, translated from the coding sequence ATGTATAAAAACGATGTGGCTCCTGAACATACTGCGGTCCGTGTGGCTCTATGGCGTGCGCTTCATGTGCTCATCGATCCTCCGCCTCATGTCTTCACAGATGAAATCGGCGCACGCATTGTCGCAGAAAACGACTGGGGGCAAAGACAGGACATGGCTCCCGACTTTTCCAAGAGTATGCGCGCCTCTATCGTCGGTCGCGCTCGTTTTATTGAGGACACCTTAGAGGAGCTATTTAAAGTCGGTGTCTCGCAATATGTGATTCTCGGCGCGGGATTGGACACCTTTGTCCAACGTAATCCAGAAATGGCAGCGCAGATGCATGTCTTTGAAGTCGATCAACCGGGACCTCAAGTCTGGAAACAAGAACGCCTTCGTGAAATGGGGTTGCCCACTCCGCCAACCCTACACTTTGTGCCCGTGGATTTTGAAGCCGGCGAATCATGGTGGGATCATCTTCTTGCGGCTGGCTTTGACACCCAAAAGCCGGCGTTTATCGTCTCGACGGGAGTCTCAATGTATTTGAGCAAAGAGACCAACCGAACAACTTTGCAACAACTAGCAAAGCTAGCTCCCGGTTCCACCTTTGCAATGACATTTATGATGGCATTGGATCTTCTTCCCGCTCCTGAGCGGAACATCATGGAGTTTGTGATGAAGAAGGCTGCCGAATCACAGACACCCTTTCTAAGTCTATTTACACCGCCTGAGATTTTAGCCTTGGCTAAGGACGCTGGATTTAAGCAGGCTGAGTATGTCTCGGCTCAAGACATTTACCTGCGTTACTTCTCGCAACGCAGTGACGGACTGAATGCCGGCACGGCTGAAGCCTTCCTTTTAGCTCACACCTAA